Sequence from the Streptomyces peucetius genome:
CGTCCTCAAGGGCTACGGCTCCGAGGGCCACGACTCGGCCCACCCCGACTACGGCGGCAACTACAACAAGCGCGCCGGCGGGCTCGCCGACCTCAACAAGCTGCTCGAGGACGGCGAGAAGTGGGGCGCGACCTTCGGCGTGCACGTCAACGCCACCGAGTCCTACCCGGAGGCGAACGCCTTCGACGAGCAGCTCGTCGACAAGAACAAGCCGGGCTGGAACTGGCTCAACCAGAGCTACTACATCGACCAGCGCCGCGACATCAACAGCGGTGACCTCGCCCGCCGCTTCCAGCAGCTCCGAGACGAGACCCACCCGAATCTGAACTTCCTCTACATCGACGTCTACTACACCCACGGCTGGATCGCCGACAAGACGGTCCAGGCGGTCCAGGACCAGGGCTGGCACGTCGGCACCGAATGGGCCGACAAGTTCGAGCGGGCCTCGCTCTGGTCCCACTGGGCCAACGACCTCGACTACGGCGGCGCCACCAACAAGGGCCTCAACTCGCAGATCATCCGCTTCATCCGCAACGGCGAGAAGGACATCTGGAACAACCACCCGGTCCTCGGCCAGACCGCCCTCGAGGACTTCGAGGGCTGGACCGGCGAGACCGACTGGAACGCCTTCTACGACAACATCTGGCAGCGCGACCTGCCCGCCAAGTACCTCCAGCACGAGCGGATCACCCGCTGGGACGGCAACGACATCCGCTTCACGGGCGGTCTGCGCGGCACCGTCGAGGACGGCCGCCGCACCTTCTACGACGACGGCCGCAAGGTCCTCGACGGCGACCGCTACCTGCTCCCGTGGGACGGCGGCAAGAAGCGGTACCACTACAACAAGGCGGGCGGCACGACCAGTTGGGCCGTGGACGGTCCCGGCTCGTACACCGTGTACGAGCTCACCGACAACGGCCGGGTGAAGACCGGCACCGTCCGCCCGGAGGGCGGCCGGATCACGCTCACCGCGACCGCCGGACAGCCGTACGTGCTCTACCCGCAGCGTGCGCCCGAGCAGCGCGACGCCCGCTGGGGCGAGGGCGGCCCGGTCGCCGACCCCGGCTTCAACGACGCCGCCCTCGCCGGCTGGACGAAGGAGGGCACGGCCCGCCGCGACACCGACGGCCGGGGCCGCAACAGCGCAGCGCTCGGCGGTCCCGGCGCCGCGTCCCTCACCCAGCGGATCACGGGACTGGAGGCGGGGAAGCGGTACTCCGCGTCCGCGTGGATAGAGATCGAACCCGGGAAGTCCCGCCGCACCACGCTGTCCGCCGGCGGTGAGTCAGTGACCGTCGAACGCTCCACGGCGAGGAACCAGGTCGCCGCCTCCGACTGGCACAGCACCTATTTCCAGCGGGCCAAGGTCGCCTTCACCGCACCGGACGACACCGCGACACTGCGGATCGAGTCCGCGCCCGGCAGCGACGCCCGGGTACGGATCGACGATGTGCGCGTCGTCGCAGGCGCGCCCGCCACCCGGCCGGGAACGCTCGTGCACGAGGACTTCGAGGCCGTCGACCAGGGCTGGGGCCCGTTCCTGAAGGGTGACGCCGGCGGGGTGACCGACCCCCGCACCCATGTGAGCCAACTGCACGCCCCCTACACCCAGTCCGGCTGGAACGGGAAGCTGATCGACGACGTGCTCAGCGGGAAGGAGTCCCTCAAGGCCCACGACGAGAACACCGGCCTCGTGTACCGCACGGCGCCCTGGACCGTACCGATGAAGGACGGCCGCAGCTACCGGGTCGAGTACGACTACCAGTCCAGCCACGCCGGCGCCTACGAGTGGGTGACCGGCTACGACCGGGCCACCGGCGGCTCGGTCGAGACCCGGCGCACCCCGGTCGGACAGCAGAGGACCACCGGCCGCTTCTCCGAGACCGTGACCGCGGGCTGCGGCGACACCTGGACCGGACTGCGCAAGCGCGGGGACGCTCCGGACGGCGCCGACTTCGTCATGGACGCCTTCACGGTCACCGACCTCGGCCCCGCGGCGCAGCAGACCGCGTGCGGCACCCTGGCGGTCAGCGCCCCACAGACCCTCGAACCCGGCGACAGGAACGAGATCAAGGCCGTCTTCACCAACGACGAGACCACCGCGGCGGGCGACGTCCGCCTCGGCCTCAGGCTCCCCGAGGGCTGGACCGCGGAGCCGGCCGGACCGGTGTCGTTCGAGACGGTCCCGCCCGGCGCCAAGGTCACCCGAACCTGGCAGGTGACGCCTCCGGCCGACGCCGAGTACCGCACGTACTCCATCGGCGCCGCGGCCGACTACACGGTGGGCGGCTCGGCGCGCGGGCTCACCGCCGCCATCTCGGTCCGCACCCTCCCGCCGCCACCTGCCGCCGACGCCTGGGCCAGCGATCTGGACTGGACGTCCGCCGAGAACGGCTGGGGCCCGGTCGAACGCGATCTGTCCAACGGCGAGACCGGCGCCGGTGACGGCACCCCGCTGCGGATCGGGGGAATGGCGTACGAGAAGGGCCTCGGCAGCCACGCCCCCGCGAAGATCCGCTACTACCTGGGCGGGAAGTGCACGTCCTTCACCGCTCAGGTGGGTGTGGACGACGTGCAGACCTCGCGCGGCAGCGTGCGTTTCGAGGTCCGTGCCGACGGCACGCAGAAGGCCGCCTCCCCGGTGCTGCGCGCCGCCGACCCGGCCTGGTCGCTGACCGCCGACGTCACCGGCGCCGACTACGTCGAGCTGGTCGTCACCGACGGCGGGGACGGCAACGGCAACGATCACGCCGACTGGGGCGCCGCACGCTTCCACTGCGGCGGCTGACGACCCCGGGTGGGCGGCCCGGTACGGTGGGCCGCCCACCCGGATTAACCCGAGCAGCGCACAGCGCCCGGCGTGGCTGTGACGTGACTCTCGGCCGGAGAGCTTGTCGGACCTCAACAAAGGGCCACCGCGCTGAGCTGGTGGTTGGCGCTCTGGGCCCAATGGTTCTGTCCAAGTCCGACAGGAGAACGGGCGCGAGACTGTACGGAGTCAACGGCGGGGTTTCCTTGGTCGGATCCGTAGGGTCGATGCATGACCGTTTTGGACGAGACCACCAGCGAGCCGAGCGACGCACGCGGCCGGGTGGCCGAGCTGCACGAGATCCGTGAGCAGGCGCTGGGCGGACCGAGCGAGAAGGCGACCGAGGCGCAGCATGCGAAGGGCAAGCTGACGGCTCGGGAGCGGATCGCGTTGCTGGTGGACGAGGGTTCGTTCCGTGAGGTGGAGCAGTTGCGCCGGCATCGGGCGACGGGTTTCGGCCTGGAGGCGAAGAAGCCGTACACCGATGGTGTGGTGACGGGCTGGGGGACGGTCGAGGGCCGGACGGTCTTCGTGTACGCGCATGATTTCCGGATCTTCGGCGGTGCGCTGGGCGAGGCCCATGCCACGAAGATCCATAAGATCATGGACATGGCGATCGCGGCGGGTGCGCCGCTGGTGTCGCTGAACGACGGTGCGGGCGCGCGTATCCAGGAGGGTGTGTCGGCGCTGGCCGGTTACGGCGGGATCTTCCAGCGCAACACCAGGGCCTCCGGGGTCATCCCGCAGATCAGTGTGATGCTGGGTCCGTGCGCGGGCGGTGCGGCCTACAGCCCGGCCCTGACGGACTTCGTGTTCATGGTCCGTGACACCTCGCAGATGTTCATCACCGGTCCGGACGTGGTCAAGGCGGTCACGGGCGAGGAGATCACGCAGAACGGCCTGGGCGGTGCGGACGTGCACGCCGAGACCTCGGGCGTGGCGCACTTCGCCTACGACGACGAGGAGACCTGCATCGCCGAGGTCCGCTACCTCCTGTCGATGCTCCCCTCGAACAACCGGGAGAACCCGCCCACTGCCTCGTGCGACGACCCGGCCGAGCGCCGTTCGGACGTACTCCTCGACCTGGTCCCCGCCGACGGCAACCGGCCCTACGACATGGCCAAGGTGATCGAGGAGCTCGTCGACGACGGCGAGTACCTGGAGGTCCACGAACGCTGGGCCCGCAACATCATCTGCGCACTGGCCCGGCTGGACGGACAGGTCGTGGGCATCGTCGCCAACCAGCCCCAGTCCCTCGCGGGTGTGCTGGACATCGAGGCCTCCGAGAAGGCCGCCCGCTTCGTTCAGATGTGCGACGCCTTCAACATCCCGATCCTCACCCTGCTCGACGTACCCGGCTTCCTGCCCGGCGTCGACCAGGAGCACGGCGGCATCATCCGCCACGGCGCCAAACTGCTCTACGCGTACTGCAACGCCACCGTCCCCCGCATCTCGCTCATCCTGCGGAAGGCGTACGGCGGTGCCTACATCGTCATGGACTCCCAGTCCATCGGCGCGGACCTCACCTACGCCTGGCCGACGAACGAGATCGCGGTCATGGGCGCGGAGGGCGCGGCGAACGTCATCTTCCGCCGGCAGATCGCCGACGCCGAGGACCCCGAGGCGATGCGCAAGCGCATGGTCAAGGAGTACAAGGCCGAACTCATGCACCCGTACTACGCGGCGGAGCGCGGCCTCGTCGACGACGTCATCGACC
This genomic interval carries:
- a CDS encoding acyl-CoA carboxylase subunit beta, whose product is MTVLDETTSEPSDARGRVAELHEIREQALGGPSEKATEAQHAKGKLTARERIALLVDEGSFREVEQLRRHRATGFGLEAKKPYTDGVVTGWGTVEGRTVFVYAHDFRIFGGALGEAHATKIHKIMDMAIAAGAPLVSLNDGAGARIQEGVSALAGYGGIFQRNTRASGVIPQISVMLGPCAGGAAYSPALTDFVFMVRDTSQMFITGPDVVKAVTGEEITQNGLGGADVHAETSGVAHFAYDDEETCIAEVRYLLSMLPSNNRENPPTASCDDPAERRSDVLLDLVPADGNRPYDMAKVIEELVDDGEYLEVHERWARNIICALARLDGQVVGIVANQPQSLAGVLDIEASEKAARFVQMCDAFNIPILTLLDVPGFLPGVDQEHGGIIRHGAKLLYAYCNATVPRISLILRKAYGGAYIVMDSQSIGADLTYAWPTNEIAVMGAEGAANVIFRRQIADAEDPEAMRKRMVKEYKAELMHPYYAAERGLVDDVIDPAETREVLIRSLAMLRTKHADLPSRKHGNPPQ
- a CDS encoding endo-alpha-N-acetylgalactosaminidase family protein; translated protein: MPRRFRAACALAAAPCAVLALAGPASAAPPDDGPGAVSASGAGPVLSSGRLTVAVADDFPRVLSYTDRASGASLLGSTVPVTAVTLNGKAYEVRLAAAPRIESSAAHYTLVFPELPGVAMDAALTVSGRAVTFRITAVRDTEAFRVGTIDIPGHDLVSVGSTDRGAATAFTRLDPDSTRTADVFADVTDATPADAGPVGASYAIVSTASLAAAVESNSSYDRPSGPTGGDDARFWHRARKGADGSTRVGVWSGQWTYRGDGAPRPESGGNLPWAKVVVTPDANGDKKVDWQDGAVAFRTIGVTAPGSEDTPDRVVTHIPFNFASQATHPFLRTLDDVKRISLATDGLGQLAVLKGYGSEGHDSAHPDYGGNYNKRAGGLADLNKLLEDGEKWGATFGVHVNATESYPEANAFDEQLVDKNKPGWNWLNQSYYIDQRRDINSGDLARRFQQLRDETHPNLNFLYIDVYYTHGWIADKTVQAVQDQGWHVGTEWADKFERASLWSHWANDLDYGGATNKGLNSQIIRFIRNGEKDIWNNHPVLGQTALEDFEGWTGETDWNAFYDNIWQRDLPAKYLQHERITRWDGNDIRFTGGLRGTVEDGRRTFYDDGRKVLDGDRYLLPWDGGKKRYHYNKAGGTTSWAVDGPGSYTVYELTDNGRVKTGTVRPEGGRITLTATAGQPYVLYPQRAPEQRDARWGEGGPVADPGFNDAALAGWTKEGTARRDTDGRGRNSAALGGPGAASLTQRITGLEAGKRYSASAWIEIEPGKSRRTTLSAGGESVTVERSTARNQVAASDWHSTYFQRAKVAFTAPDDTATLRIESAPGSDARVRIDDVRVVAGAPATRPGTLVHEDFEAVDQGWGPFLKGDAGGVTDPRTHVSQLHAPYTQSGWNGKLIDDVLSGKESLKAHDENTGLVYRTAPWTVPMKDGRSYRVEYDYQSSHAGAYEWVTGYDRATGGSVETRRTPVGQQRTTGRFSETVTAGCGDTWTGLRKRGDAPDGADFVMDAFTVTDLGPAAQQTACGTLAVSAPQTLEPGDRNEIKAVFTNDETTAAGDVRLGLRLPEGWTAEPAGPVSFETVPPGAKVTRTWQVTPPADAEYRTYSIGAAADYTVGGSARGLTAAISVRTLPPPPAADAWASDLDWTSAENGWGPVERDLSNGETGAGDGTPLRIGGMAYEKGLGSHAPAKIRYYLGGKCTSFTAQVGVDDVQTSRGSVRFEVRADGTQKAASPVLRAADPAWSLTADVTGADYVELVVTDGGDGNGNDHADWGAARFHCGG